A genomic window from Fibrobacterota bacterium includes:
- a CDS encoding TlpA family protein disulfide reductase, with protein MNEWKSLLLGACIFAGILPSAAGGAVLNEVGKNKVGAEFPNRIGIDLSRPGTELISPLDRFEDKSVKHVFLSFFQTTCVPCLAELSQISMHNGRLRKGGVEVFLVAVQEEPAEIRKFLKTNRYDFPTIADRFEAEYSHRCGVFGVDEVRKLPTSVLLGKSADGGLVLEAVWQGSEENIVDRILEKAK; from the coding sequence ATGAATGAATGGAAGTCGCTGCTCTTGGGAGCATGCATTTTCGCGGGGATCCTACCATCGGCCGCCGGTGGTGCGGTGTTGAATGAAGTGGGTAAAAACAAGGTCGGAGCGGAGTTCCCCAATCGCATTGGAATAGATCTTTCCCGTCCGGGTACGGAGTTGATCTCCCCGCTGGATCGGTTCGAAGACAAGTCAGTCAAACACGTGTTCCTTTCTTTTTTCCAGACGACCTGCGTCCCGTGTCTGGCCGAACTCTCCCAGATCTCCATGCACAATGGGCGGTTGCGCAAGGGAGGCGTGGAAGTTTTCCTGGTGGCAGTGCAGGAGGAGCCCGCGGAGATCCGGAAATTCTTGAAGACCAACCGCTACGATTTCCCCACGATCGCCGATCGATTCGAAGCCGAATACAGCCATCGTTGCGGTGTCTTCGGCGTGGACGAGGTGCGTAAGTTGCCGACTTCCGTCTTGCTGGGGAAATCCGCGGATGGTGGTCTTGTCTTGGAGG